One segment of Porticoccus hydrocarbonoclasticus MCTG13d DNA contains the following:
- a CDS encoding 6-phosphofructokinase, giving the protein MPKKNAFYAQSGGVTAVINASACGVIETARRHSDKIGKVYAGHNGIIGALREDMIDTSRESDEAIAALRHTPSGAFGSCRYKLKSLEENRVEYERLIQVFKAHNIGYFFYNGGGDSADTCLKVSQLSEKMGYPIQAIHIPKTVDNDLPFTDNCPGFGSVAKYVAISTKEASLDVAAMCESSTKVFILEVMGRHAGWIAAASAMAAEQAGDPPHIILFPEIPFAQEEFIAKVEQTVQQRGYCVIVASEGVQYSDGTMIAGSVTTDAFGHQQLGGLAPTLASMIKHELGYKYHWAVADYLQRSARHIASATDVEQAYAVGQAAVEYALAGKNSVMVTIERLAGDNYSWRLGEVGLDKVANIEKKMPSDFISRDGFGITQLARTYLAPLIEGEDYPPYLNGVPNYARLAKLPVKKKLNTPFDI; this is encoded by the coding sequence ATGCCGAAAAAAAATGCCTTCTATGCACAATCCGGCGGAGTTACAGCGGTCATTAATGCGAGCGCCTGCGGTGTCATTGAAACCGCACGCCGACACAGTGATAAGATCGGCAAGGTCTACGCGGGTCACAATGGTATTATCGGTGCCCTGCGGGAAGACATGATTGATACCAGCAGGGAATCGGATGAAGCCATTGCAGCCCTACGCCATACCCCCTCCGGTGCATTCGGTTCATGCCGCTACAAACTGAAAAGTCTGGAAGAAAACCGCGTGGAGTACGAGCGCCTGATCCAGGTATTCAAAGCTCACAATATCGGCTACTTTTTCTACAATGGCGGTGGCGACTCTGCCGACACCTGCCTGAAAGTCTCCCAGCTCTCGGAAAAAATGGGTTATCCAATCCAGGCCATCCATATCCCGAAAACCGTGGATAACGATCTGCCCTTCACCGACAATTGCCCGGGCTTTGGCTCCGTTGCAAAATACGTGGCAATCTCTACCAAAGAAGCAAGCCTCGATGTCGCGGCAATGTGCGAGTCCTCCACCAAAGTCTTCATCCTGGAAGTAATGGGGCGCCACGCCGGATGGATTGCTGCTGCCAGTGCCATGGCGGCGGAACAGGCAGGCGACCCGCCCCACATTATTCTGTTCCCCGAGATCCCCTTCGCCCAGGAGGAGTTCATTGCCAAAGTCGAACAGACCGTCCAGCAACGGGGCTACTGTGTCATCGTCGCCTCGGAGGGAGTCCAGTACTCCGACGGCACCATGATTGCCGGATCCGTCACCACCGATGCATTCGGGCATCAGCAGTTGGGCGGACTGGCACCCACCCTGGCGAGTATGATCAAGCATGAGCTTGGCTACAAATACCACTGGGCGGTGGCCGACTACCTGCAGCGCTCGGCACGGCATATCGCTTCCGCCACGGATGTAGAACAGGCTTATGCGGTCGGCCAGGCCGCGGTGGAATATGCGCTGGCCGGCAAAAACTCTGTGATGGTCACCATTGAACGGCTGGCCGGGGACAATTACAGCTGGCGACTGGGGGAAGTCGGGCTGGACAAAGTGGCCAATATCGAAAAGAAGATGCCCAGTGATTTTATTTCACGCGACGGTTTCGGCATCACCCAACTGGCAAGGACCTACCTTGCGCCGCTGATTGAAGGC